The stretch of DNA ACAACTCCAACGTCTTCTGCAGTTGTCAGCCAGCGGGCATGATTGATACTTTGTGTAGACGGCAGCACTACTCATCATTCAACGAATCGTCGATGGATAGTTACCAGTACTGAAAGTAGATCGGTGAAGACTCAAGATATAATCGCAGGCTCTAGTAGTCTGCAGAGACTTTTGGCGAGCAGGCTGTGTCTGTAAGTACTGAAAAGGATACAGCGAGAAGATCGTCGATGCACAGGGATAAGACCTCTGCATTGGCTTTCCAAACTGGCGAACCCGGCTCTTTGGCTCTTTGCCACCATCCAAACGTCCCGTTGACGTATTGGCAGTAAAATCTACACCATGACAGTGAAGCTAACAATGATACCACCTTTGCAATCAATGGATGAGAGCTACTTCTGAAAGCTCAGATGGAAGATGACAATCAACAAGCAATGAGCCATGATCCATGACCATGAACCAATGGAAGGCGCTCGGGctacccgaaaatttcgggtcgggtttttcgggtttttaAAATTATGGGTTTTGAAATCTCCAACCCGAAATTTgttcaaaataaataaaactcgacatttcgggtacccgacaTTTTGGGTTCGGATTCGGGtttacccgaacaacccgagATGCAACTAAGAAGGCAGCTAGCGAGTAGCAACACAAATGCAAATCAAGGAGCAGCAGATCCACGAGCAAGCAGCCGGCGTAGCAAGCAAGCAGGATGCAAGCAGCAGGCGTAGTAGCAAGCAAGCACAAAGTAGGATGCAAGCAGCCGGCGTCGCAAGCAGCCTGCAAGCCACCTGAGTACTCAGCCCCGTCGTGGTGTggtgccggccgccgctccgcagCTTCGCGTCAGTGTTGCCGCTCACCCATTGGGCTCCTGTTGCGCAAATCCAGTTCCGCAAGCAGCAGGCGAGCGCCAGCGAGCCTGCTAGCGGTCGATTTTTCCGACCGCGTGGCCCGTGCTCCCGGAGCGTGGGTTTAACCAACAGAGTGTATTTTCCATTTCCTTTCTTCACGGGTGAACAAGCACATCAATCCAGTATCAACTTTCTCGGAGTCTCGGTGGGAGTGGGCCAGTAGCTTCGGTGCGGCAACAACAAGTTTCTTTTTCTTGTAACCTTTTTTACCATAATCTTTTATCCAAATAATTTATGCTTAACTTATGAACCTAATTTATTGTTTTAACATTTTTCTTCATAATATTTTATCCAAATATTTTATGCTTAACTTATGTACCTAAATTTTGTTATGGACTTATCGTACaaccaggggcgaagccagctcAAAACGGGACCGTGGTCTTTCCTATCCCACACTGGGGTCTTTGCCTATGAAAACAGTAATAAACAGTGATTTACACTGATTTTTAACAAATTTATCGGGGTCCGCTGACCCCAATGACTGCATGTAGCTCCGCCACTGTGTACAACTTATACACATTTTTTTCGTCACACATTTTATGCACAAATGTTTGCTCTTTTATGCACAACTTGTAAACATAAATTTGGAACAAAAAATATGGTTTTTATAGATATATTACAAAAAATTCATATATAACTTTTTGTTGTATAtctttttttaaataatttttgTTCTTATAGTTTTTATATTgaatgataaaaaaaatgagTGTCCACATATGGGATAGTAGTGCGTTGCAGGCCTGCAGCCCGGGGTCCAGACACGCTGCTGCGCCAAGGGCGGGTGTGCGGGGGGCCGGAGGGGTGGGGTTCCCGGTTTAATTAGATTAGTTGTCTAATCTTAAAGGAAAACGACAAAAGAGGAAACGTAGGGCAGTGAAACAGTGGGAAGGTTGTCTAATCATCGCCAGGAGGCGTCCTGGAGGGTGCGCGTGGATTAGAAATTCCCCTCCTgttgccgcggcggcgcggccgcgggttatgttgccgctcgccgccgggctccggttgcGGCGGCCGCATCGTCGTGACGCAGACGTCGCTCGCCACCCCATCACTGCTGCTCCTCGCATGCTCTCCACCCTCTAGCAATTTGTGGGGGCGCGGTCGCACGGAGGCctcggaggcgccgccgccgggggttGAGAGGGATGGGGGATTGGGCATTTGGGCACTGGTCTGGGCGAGGGAGACAGTAAAGAGGATAAGGTTACGTTGGAGGTGGGTAGCCACACAAGGATTGTGCCGTGGTGGGCCAAATTTACTTTTGGGACAGATTTTGGTGGTGGGCATTTCGGATTTTCGGGTATTTCGGATACCGGGGTTtaatacccgaattacccgtaataatttcgggtaccggagCTTACTATTTGAAATAGTGATGagatttttcgggttcgggtacgAGTTTCGGGTAATATGCCCAGCCATAGGAACAGTCATACGAAAACCCAGCCGCGTGTGATAACTACAACTGAATCGAGTTGGCGTTGCTGAGGTGGCAGACAGAAGACCTCGTTGTCAGTATCCCTGAAGGGATTGCATGCATGACAAAACCAAGAGCGCCGTGATCACTGGGGCACCTCATTTTCAGCTGAGTACACTCAGTTGAGTACACTAGGTCGTCCCATAGCAGAGTTAGGGAAACGTGCTAATCGAACATGACAGTGAACTCGGTCGAAGCTGAATCCAGCCAACCTGACTGTTGGAGcccattaatttttttttgaaaaatattggaGCCCATTATTAACCCAACCAAAACAGACCAAACAGATGATGGGCTGCGGCAGCCTGCAGGGCTGCAGGTGGTGGACTGTTCTTGGACGGCCTTTTCTTCTGGGCTGTCCTGCCGATGAAGCCCATACGACGACGAGTCCGTCCCAAATAACCGGCGCACCCAGCTGTCATGGTCACCtggaacggcggcgcggcgagcggccacGGCCCTATGCCAACCGCCCGCGAGATCGGCCCCGCGCGCGGTCTCCGCGCCTCCCCCTTTGTGGCGTGCCCCCCGCCTCTCCCTGGGGCCGAGAGAGCCAGCAGCCGCTGCTGCTCGATCGGCGGGGGAAGAGGACATGGGCCGCctccagcaccaccaccgcTCCCGGTCCGCCTCGTCCTTGGCGCGCTCCTCGGAAACCACCGCCACCGAGCTCGACGCGCGCAGCCtaggatccgccgccgccgctgccgccgcggagTTCGTCGAGTGCCCCTTCGGAGGCGTCGATGGCCTCTCCCGCGCCGAGCTCCGGGAGGCCGCGTACGAGGTGTTCTTCATGTCGtgccgcgcggccggcggcaggggaGGAGGGCTCAACTATTACCCGGCGGGTGGCGGCGACAGCGGAGGGGACGGGTCGCCGACGATCGGGGCCGGGCCGAGGGGCAGGACGGGCATGAACGTCGTCAGCAGCAGGGTGAAGCGGGCGCTGGGGCTCAAGGCGCGGCGCTCGTCGCAGCCCACCACCGTGCGGAGCAGCATGAGCGCGTCGTCGTCCGCGCCGGGGTCGCCTGGCCGGATGCGCGCGGTGCGGGACCAGGCGCCGGGGTCGcccgggaagccgaggcggcCGATGACCTCGGCCGAGATCATGCGGCAGCAGATGCGGGTCACGGATCAGAGCGACGCCCGCCTGCGGAAGACGCTTATGCGCACCCTCGTCGGCCAGGTCCGTCGTGGCATCATTCCTTGATGCGCGCACTGATGCATGGCATGAATGATTCATTGATGCGCACGTCGCTTTAGATCCATCGCTTTTGGATGGACGACGCTTAGAGCTGATGACGGCCGGGTTAAGGTTGCAGGTGGGGAAGAAGGCCGAGACGATCATCCTGCCGCTTGAGCTTCTCCGGCAGCTGAAGCTCGCCGACTTCACCGACAGCGGCGAGCACCACCAGTGGCAGCGCCGGCAGCTCAAGCTCCTGGAGGAGGGCCTCATCCTCCACCCGTCCCTCCCCCTGGACCGCCTCAACGCCTTCGTGCTCCGCTTCCGAGAGATCATGCAGGCGGCCGACGCCCGCGCCATCGACACCGGCAAGGCCTCGGACACCATGCGCGCCCTCTGCGACGCCGTGCTCGCCCTCGCCTGGCGCTCCGCTCCCGGCGCCGGGCCCCCGGGCGAGGCGTGCCACTGGGCCGACGGCTACCCTCTGAACATGCTCCTCTACGTCTCGCTGCTCCAGGCCATCTTTGACCTCAAGGAGGCGACCGTTGTGCTCGACGAGGTGGACGAGCTCCTCGAGCTCATGACGAGGACGTGGGCGACACTTGCCATAGACAAGGCGCTGCACAACGTGTGCTTCGCCTGGGTTTTGTTCCAGCAGTACGTGGCCACCGGGCAGATCGAGCtggacctcgccggcgccgcgctcaCGATGCTCACGGACGTGGCAACCGACGCCAAGCAGCTGGAGAACCATGCTGGCACGGCGTATGCCCGGGTGCTCTCCAGCGTTCTCGGGGCGATACGCGACTGGTCGGAGAAACAGCTGCTTGACTACCATGAGAGGTTCGGCAAGGGCATGGCTGGCACCGGCATTGGTGCCATGGAGAACGCCTTGTCGCTGGCCCTCACCACGAGCAGGATCATCGCGGAGAGTGTGCCGGGCATGGGCATCACTTTGGCAGACTCCGAGCATGATGGCGGCGGCGTAGGGAGCTTTGCTGGCGACCGTGTCGATTACTACGTCAGGTCCTCCATGAGAAGTGCCTTCACCAAGGTGCCCACAATTCCAAATTTCAATTATCTGAGCCTGAATGTTGAGGAATTGCTCTGATGTCTGATCTGATGCAACCTGATCAGATGCTAGAGAGCGAGCTTGGGCAAGGAAACAGCATGATCATCGACCGCGACGACGAGCCCAGCGAGATCCTGGCGCGGCTCGCCAATGACGCCGAGCATCTCGCGCTGGCCGAGCGTGACAACTTCAGCCCCGTGCTGAAGCGGTGGCACCCGTTCCCGGGAGCGGCCGCCGTGGTCACCCTCCACAGCTGCTACGGCGTCGTGCTGAAGCAGTATCTTGGCAAGGCCACCTGCCTGACCAACGAGCTCGTGCACGTGCTGCACGCGGCGGGCAGGCTCGAGAAGGCCCTGGTGCAGATGATGGTGGAGGATGTGGCGGACAGCGATGACGGCGGCAAGTCGGTGGTGAGGGAGGTGGTCCCTTACGACGTCGACGCCCTCGTGCTGCGTTTCCTCAGGACCTGGATCGAAGAGAAGCTCAGGATCGCCAGGGAGTGCCTCCTACGAGCCAAAGACACCGAGGTCTCCCACATTTCCACAAATTTCTCCATGCATGGCTAGTACTCATTGATCGTCACTACAATGTTTGTTTTTTGAAAGAAATCGTCACTGCAATGCTATACCGAAGTCTCACACGAACCTGCCATTGTAGAGCTGGATACCCAAGTCCAAAGGCGAGCCATATGCGCGATCTGCGGTGGAGCTGATGAAGCTGGCCAAGGCGACCGTCGATGAATTCTTCGGTATCCCGGTGACTGCGAGGGACGGCATGGTTCAGGACCTCGCCGACGGCCTGGATGCGATCTTTCAGGAGTACATCTCCTTCCTCGCGTCCTGCGGTACGGCAACCATCGCGACCTGCGCAGAATCACACACTGTGCGGCCACTGTAATATTGACATGCCAATCCTTTGCTTCTGGCTCAACAAACAGGCACCAAGCAGAGCTACCTcccgtcgctgccgccgctgaCGAGGTGCAACCAGGACTCCAAGATCATCAGGCTCTGGAGGAGGGCGGCGTCGCCGTGCCGAGCCACCGGGACTAGcccgcgaggcggcggcgtgtaCCCCGGCCAGAACGCGTCCATCTCCGGCGGCAACAACCCGCGCCCGTCCACCAGCCGCGGCACGCAGCGCCTGTACATCCGGCTCAACACCCTCCACTACCTGCTCAG from Panicum virgatum strain AP13 chromosome 9K, P.virgatum_v5, whole genome shotgun sequence encodes:
- the LOC120647371 gene encoding protein unc-13 homolog encodes the protein MGRLQHHHRSRSASSLARSSETTATELDARSLGSAAAAAAAEFVECPFGGVDGLSRAELREAAYEVFFMSCRAAGGRGGGLNYYPAGGGDSGGDGSPTIGAGPRGRTGMNVVSSRVKRALGLKARRSSQPTTVRSSMSASSSAPGSPGRMRAVRDQAPGSPGKPRRPMTSAEIMRQQMRVTDQSDARLRKTLMRTLVGQVGKKAETIILPLELLRQLKLADFTDSGEHHQWQRRQLKLLEEGLILHPSLPLDRLNAFVLRFREIMQAADARAIDTGKASDTMRALCDAVLALAWRSAPGAGPPGEACHWADGYPLNMLLYVSLLQAIFDLKEATVVLDEVDELLELMTRTWATLAIDKALHNVCFAWVLFQQYVATGQIELDLAGAALTMLTDVATDAKQLENHAGTAYARVLSSVLGAIRDWSEKQLLDYHERFGKGMAGTGIGAMENALSLALTTSRIIAESVPGMGITLADSEHDGGGVGSFAGDRVDYYVRSSMRSAFTKMLESELGQGNSMIIDRDDEPSEILARLANDAEHLALAERDNFSPVLKRWHPFPGAAAVVTLHSCYGVVLKQYLGKATCLTNELVHVLHAAGRLEKALVQMMVEDVADSDDGGKSVVREVVPYDVDALVLRFLRTWIEEKLRIARECLLRAKDTESWIPKSKGEPYARSAVELMKLAKATVDEFFGIPVTARDGMVQDLADGLDAIFQEYISFLASCGTKQSYLPSLPPLTRCNQDSKIIRLWRRAASPCRATGTSPRGGGVYPGQNASISGGNNPRPSTSRGTQRLYIRLNTLHYLLSHIHALDKSLSFFSHGRCGSPASSAAARHLAQSTHFEHSRAAAQSAIVRVAEVAAYRLIFLDSHHSFYGGLYVGAVADARIRPALRTLKQNLSFLVSILVDRAQPVAVREVMKASFQAFLMVLLAGGSERSFTAEDHAIIEEDFRSLKRAFCTRGEGLVAEEVVEGEALAAEGVVALMGQTAEQLVDEFGIAAYETTGAVSDRQQLPMPPTTRRWSRTDPNTILRVLCHRDDEVASHFLKRTFQLPKRR